A region from the Halobacillus mangrovi genome encodes:
- a CDS encoding fatty acid--CoA ligase family protein yields the protein MNLSEQLSKTAELHPDKEAYIFQDDRVSYRSFDASVTKFASRLTELGYGKGDHLALVSGNSPLFMIGLYGALRAGLTVIPINPTYTADEMSYILKNGDVKVVITMDVLLEKFEHMDEQLEVYHYFVAETGVGIDLSKSPLSLKLKPFTEAVEEGSLTYDRPSLDGEEVAVILYTSGTTGKPKGAMLTHNNLYSNAVDVADYLRFNSEDRVIATLPMFHVFCLTVALNAPLMSGGTVLVVPKFSPQDVFAIAEKYKATVFAGVPTMYNYLLQTGKEQTDTFNNMRICVSGGSSMPVALLNSFEEQFNVRVSEGYGLSEASPVTAFNPLDRPRKAGSIGTNISNVENKVVDELGEEVPTGEVGELIVKGPNVMKGYYKLPEETAVTIRDSWLYTGDMARMDEEGYFYIVDRKKDMILVGGYNVYPREVEEVLYNHPDVTEVAVVGAPDPELGETVISFVVSNNPTLTEAELMEYCREHLAKYKLPSRVEFMRELPKNTTGKILRKNLREQLAQS from the coding sequence TTGAATCTAAGTGAACAGCTGTCCAAAACAGCAGAATTGCATCCTGATAAGGAAGCTTACATATTTCAAGATGATCGTGTAAGCTATCGAAGTTTTGATGCTTCTGTAACTAAGTTTGCTTCTAGACTCACAGAATTAGGATACGGCAAGGGCGATCATTTAGCCTTAGTCAGTGGAAACAGTCCATTATTCATGATTGGTCTGTATGGTGCTTTACGTGCAGGTCTTACAGTCATTCCAATTAATCCGACTTATACCGCTGATGAGATGAGCTATATTTTGAAAAATGGTGATGTTAAAGTTGTGATCACGATGGATGTCCTGCTTGAGAAATTTGAGCATATGGATGAGCAGCTCGAAGTCTATCACTATTTTGTAGCCGAAACAGGAGTAGGTATCGATTTGTCCAAATCTCCTTTATCCTTAAAATTGAAACCGTTTACAGAAGCGGTGGAAGAAGGAAGTTTGACTTATGACCGTCCATCGCTGGATGGGGAAGAGGTGGCAGTCATTCTTTATACTTCAGGTACGACTGGAAAGCCAAAAGGAGCGATGCTGACCCACAACAACCTGTATTCAAACGCAGTAGATGTTGCTGATTACTTGAGGTTTAACTCAGAGGATCGAGTCATTGCTACGCTGCCTATGTTCCATGTTTTTTGTTTGACCGTAGCCTTGAATGCTCCGCTCATGAGCGGGGGGACAGTCCTGGTTGTCCCTAAATTCTCTCCTCAGGATGTATTTGCCATCGCTGAAAAATATAAAGCTACTGTATTTGCTGGGGTTCCAACCATGTACAATTATTTACTTCAAACTGGAAAAGAGCAAACTGACACGTTCAACAATATGAGAATTTGCGTATCTGGCGGATCCTCGATGCCAGTCGCCTTATTAAATTCTTTTGAAGAACAGTTTAATGTCCGCGTATCGGAAGGCTATGGGTTATCAGAAGCTTCGCCGGTCACAGCCTTCAATCCTCTGGACCGCCCTCGAAAAGCGGGATCGATCGGTACAAACATTAGTAACGTTGAAAATAAAGTCGTCGATGAATTAGGAGAAGAAGTTCCCACCGGTGAAGTCGGTGAACTGATCGTTAAGGGACCTAACGTGATGAAAGGGTATTATAAGCTTCCAGAAGAAACCGCTGTAACGATCCGTGATAGTTGGCTATACACAGGAGACATGGCTCGCATGGATGAGGAAGGATATTTCTATATCGTAGATCGTAAGAAAGATATGATTCTGGTAGGTGGGTACAACGTTTATCCTCGTGAAGTGGAGGAAGTCCTCTATAATCATCCGGATGTAACGGAAGTAGCTGTAGTCGGTGCCCCGGACCCAGAGCTTGGCGAAACGGTTATCAGCTTTGTTGTCTCAAATAACCCCACGTTGACAGAAGCAGAATTGATGGAGTACTGCCGTGAGCATTTAGCCAAATATAAACTTCCATCTCGTGTTGAATTTATGAGGGAATTACCTAAAAATACAACAGGAAAGATTTTGAGAAAAAATTTACGCGAGCAGTTGGCGCAGTCATAA
- a CDS encoding LacI family DNA-binding transcriptional regulator, translated as MATIEDVAKLAGLSRTTVSRVINDQPYVTEEKKQRIIQAMNDLGYVPNSSARRLRSQRTETIAVLLPRITNPFFGNLIESMEEKASEWGYQVIVCQTHDSEKKEMDYLQLLKTKQVDGVIMASIINNWDDVEPYLESGPIVVCNEYMEGTPVPTVHMDHKKASYEATLHLMEQGCNHIAYVSGGPNSHLTSQRRKGFEEALKDKGTTKIEDLNIDWALDVKDGQKVFHFIKENHPYIDGVFTGSDEVAAGIIYEASQNDWEIPHDLAVVGFDNQMISLLMVPSVTTVEQPVKQMANKAVEILLQQLLHPGTHYPREYVFDHELLIRNSTKRRKLSVH; from the coding sequence ATGGCTACGATTGAAGATGTAGCAAAATTGGCTGGGTTATCCAGAACAACCGTATCCCGCGTGATCAACGACCAGCCTTATGTCACAGAAGAGAAAAAACAGCGAATCATCCAAGCCATGAATGATCTTGGTTACGTCCCCAATTCATCAGCCCGCAGACTCAGAAGTCAACGTACAGAAACCATCGCCGTACTCTTACCAAGAATAACAAACCCGTTCTTTGGAAATTTAATTGAATCAATGGAAGAGAAGGCCTCTGAATGGGGTTATCAAGTTATTGTTTGTCAAACTCATGATTCCGAGAAAAAAGAGATGGATTATTTACAGCTGTTAAAAACAAAACAAGTAGATGGAGTCATTATGGCCTCCATCATAAATAATTGGGACGATGTTGAACCATATTTAGAATCAGGACCAATCGTTGTTTGCAACGAGTACATGGAAGGCACACCTGTTCCAACTGTGCATATGGATCATAAAAAGGCGTCCTATGAAGCCACTTTACACTTGATGGAGCAAGGATGTAATCATATTGCGTATGTTAGCGGCGGGCCTAATAGTCATTTGACATCCCAGCGTAGAAAAGGGTTCGAGGAAGCACTAAAAGATAAGGGTACAACCAAGATAGAGGACTTGAATATTGATTGGGCCCTTGATGTCAAAGATGGGCAGAAGGTCTTTCATTTCATTAAAGAAAATCATCCATATATTGATGGGGTTTTTACAGGATCAGATGAAGTAGCGGCAGGAATTATATATGAAGCAAGCCAAAATGATTGGGAAATCCCTCACGACCTGGCTGTGGTCGGGTTTGATAATCAAATGATCTCACTGTTAATGGTTCCTTCAGTTACAACAGTGGAACAGCCTGTTAAGCAGATGGCCAACAAAGCAGTAGAAATATTACTGCAGCAGTTGTTGCATCCGGGGACCCATTATCCAAGAGAATATGTGTTTGATCATGAACTGCTTATTCGTAATTCAACTAAAAGAAGAAAATTATCTGTACACTAA
- a CDS encoding iron-containing alcohol dehydrogenase, with protein sequence MNNFLQYNPTKLYFGRGQIEQISNELKKGLKVLIIYGGGSIKRNGVYNDVMDKLKEVDAEIHELSGVEPNPRLKTVRKGVKLCKQEGIDFLLAVGGGSVIDCTKAIAAGAVYDGDVWDLITQKAPIERALPIGTVLTLAATGSEMNDVSVITNWETNDKLGWGSPHVYPTFSILNPEYTFTVPEDQTVYGIVDSMSHALEHYFHRTFNTPMIDGFIESLLRTAIETGPKLMKNLQSFEYRETMMYLSTTAFNGTLMNGTDGGDWATHRIEHAVSAIYDIPHGGGLAILFPNWLEHVLEEDPSRVKQLAVNVFGVDPAGKEDKQVALEGAAALRKFWTSLGAPSTFKDYDITDQDFDSIVEKTFIKPGVGTYKELNSENVKEILKSSL encoded by the coding sequence ATGAATAATTTTTTACAATATAATCCGACAAAGCTTTACTTTGGTAGAGGACAAATTGAACAGATTTCAAATGAATTAAAAAAAGGTTTGAAAGTTTTAATTATATATGGTGGAGGAAGCATTAAGCGTAATGGGGTCTACAATGACGTCATGGATAAGTTGAAAGAGGTTGACGCAGAGATCCATGAACTGTCAGGTGTCGAGCCTAATCCTCGGTTAAAGACAGTGAGGAAAGGTGTAAAGCTGTGCAAACAAGAAGGAATTGATTTTCTTTTGGCTGTTGGCGGCGGGAGCGTCATTGATTGTACGAAGGCTATTGCCGCTGGAGCAGTTTACGATGGAGATGTATGGGACTTAATTACACAAAAAGCTCCGATAGAACGTGCGCTTCCCATTGGCACGGTGTTAACTTTAGCAGCAACAGGCTCAGAAATGAATGACGTGTCTGTAATTACGAATTGGGAAACAAATGATAAGCTCGGATGGGGCTCTCCACACGTATATCCCACATTCTCTATCTTAAATCCTGAGTACACATTTACTGTACCTGAGGATCAGACGGTTTACGGCATAGTAGACAGCATGTCCCATGCCCTTGAGCATTATTTCCACCGTACGTTCAACACCCCAATGATTGACGGGTTTATCGAATCGTTACTTCGTACTGCCATTGAAACGGGACCAAAGCTCATGAAGAACCTGCAGTCCTTCGAATATCGGGAAACGATGATGTACTTAAGTACCACAGCTTTCAATGGTACTCTAATGAATGGTACAGATGGAGGAGACTGGGCTACTCATAGGATTGAGCACGCTGTTTCTGCCATCTATGATATTCCACACGGTGGCGGACTGGCGATTCTTTTCCCTAACTGGCTTGAGCATGTTTTAGAAGAAGATCCCAGCCGTGTGAAACAGTTGGCGGTTAATGTTTTTGGTGTCGATCCTGCAGGTAAAGAAGATAAACAGGTCGCTCTTGAAGGTGCTGCAGCACTGAGGAAGTTCTGGACATCATTAGGCGCACCAAGCACCTTCAAGGATTATGATATTACCGATCAGGATTTTGACTCCATTGTAGAGAAAACCTTTATTAAACCAGGGGTAGGCACCTATAAGGAGCTAAATAGTGAGAACGTGAAGGAGATCTTGAAGAGCTCTCTATAA
- the lepB gene encoding signal peptidase I, whose amino-acid sequence MKKKYQKAIRTILFALLLAFVFRSFMFASYIVDGESMEPTLYDGNLLMVNKVVYDWKDIRRQDVIVFHANEKEDYVKRVIGVGGDEIEVKHDQLYVNGELVEEHYLDSLRPNDGLPFTHDFSLEEVTGKKKVPEGQLFVMGDNRRDSLDSRYFGFVNIETVVGKVDVRYWPFSQVALQFN is encoded by the coding sequence ATGAAAAAAAAATATCAAAAAGCCATACGAACCATTTTGTTCGCTTTGCTGCTGGCTTTTGTATTCCGATCCTTTATGTTCGCCAGCTATATCGTCGATGGTGAATCGATGGAGCCGACCCTTTATGACGGCAATTTACTAATGGTCAATAAAGTTGTCTACGATTGGAAAGACATAAGGAGACAGGATGTTATTGTTTTCCACGCAAACGAAAAAGAAGATTATGTGAAACGAGTTATCGGAGTCGGTGGCGATGAAATAGAAGTGAAGCATGATCAGCTCTATGTGAACGGGGAACTGGTGGAGGAACACTACCTAGATTCATTGCGTCCGAACGATGGACTGCCTTTCACACATGATTTTTCATTGGAAGAAGTGACTGGAAAGAAAAAAGTTCCTGAAGGACAGCTGTTTGTCATGGGAGATAACCGCAGAGATAGTCTGGACAGCCGTTACTTCGGTTTTGTAAACATCGAGACTGTCGTCGGAAAAGTAGATGTCCGTTACTGGCCATTCTCCCAAGTAGCTTTACAGTTTAATTAA
- a CDS encoding lipoate--protein ligase — translation MLFIDHEGINDPRINLAIEEYALKNLDINDTYLLFYINEPSIIIGKNQNTVEEINTNYVEDHNIHVVRRLSGGGAVYHDLGNLNFSFITKDDGDSFHDFAKFTKPVTEALKKLGVNAELSGRNDIVAEDGRKISGNAQFSTRGRMFSHGTLMFDSEIENVVSALNVKTEKIKSKGIKSIRSRVANISEFLEEKITMEEFKNLILRYIFDVEDVKDVPQYKLTEEDWEKIYQLAEERYKNWDWNYGKSPKFNIQHTKRIEGAGSYDIRLDVTKGYIQNAKIFGDFFGVGDISEIEETLIGTPYNRQAISEALGDMDISHYLGKITKEDFLDMVY, via the coding sequence ATGCTTTTTATCGACCATGAGGGAATCAACGACCCTAGGATCAATTTAGCTATTGAAGAATATGCGTTAAAGAATCTCGATATTAATGACACGTATCTGCTCTTCTATATCAATGAACCTTCGATTATCATTGGGAAGAACCAGAACACAGTTGAGGAAATTAACACGAATTACGTCGAGGATCACAACATACATGTTGTTCGACGCCTTTCTGGTGGTGGAGCAGTGTATCATGACCTAGGTAACTTGAACTTCAGCTTTATTACGAAAGATGATGGAGATAGCTTCCACGATTTTGCGAAATTCACTAAGCCTGTTACAGAGGCACTGAAGAAACTCGGTGTCAATGCAGAATTATCCGGACGCAATGACATCGTCGCTGAAGATGGCAGAAAAATCTCAGGAAATGCGCAGTTTTCCACAAGAGGCCGAATGTTCAGTCATGGAACTCTGATGTTTGATTCTGAGATTGAGAATGTTGTATCCGCATTAAATGTGAAAACAGAAAAAATAAAATCAAAAGGAATTAAATCAATCCGCAGTCGTGTGGCAAACATTTCCGAATTCCTTGAGGAAAAAATAACGATGGAGGAGTTTAAGAACCTCATCCTTCGTTATATATTCGATGTGGAAGATGTAAAAGATGTCCCTCAGTACAAGCTGACAGAAGAAGATTGGGAAAAAATCTATCAGCTGGCAGAAGAACGCTACAAAAACTGGGATTGGAACTATGGAAAATCACCGAAATTCAACATCCAGCATACAAAACGAATTGAAGGAGCAGGAAGTTACGATATTCGTCTTGATGTAACAAAAGGATATATTCAAAACGCAAAGATTTTCGGTGACTTCTTCGGAGTCGGAGATATCAGCGAGATTGAGGAAACCTTGATTGGTACACCGTATAACCGACAAGCTATATCAGAAGCCCTTGGAGATATGGATATTTCTCATTACTTAGGAAAAATCACAAAAGAAGACTTTTTGGATATGGTTTATTAG
- a CDS encoding YIEGIA family protein has protein sequence MEDQLSLPADQLSIIITAVIIGTLGRVWLLKEDYRQYPSYPNGYLIHLITGFVASALGAVAIPALMSKNFVAVTFLTLALQQFRDVRKMEKESLSELENTEYTYRGDAYIDGIAKTFEARNYIAFITSFVVSLTISSLSFQLAFATAVGVLIGLVVLFFLKHFTKGKSIGDIAQVEEGRVEVKDSSLFVDGIFVSNLLGTDNAATLFKEEGLTVVIYPNENHYRINLDNFGQRQAALFEATRALGNKRYHFTRKDYEKGRVVITLVPIKQDIDALIEVVKKCPLLESTKKSHRVMKTDVKEEK, from the coding sequence ATGGAAGATCAACTCAGTTTACCTGCAGATCAATTAAGTATTATCATTACGGCTGTTATTATCGGGACGCTTGGAAGAGTATGGTTACTAAAAGAAGATTATCGTCAATACCCGAGTTATCCAAATGGGTACTTGATCCATTTAATTACAGGTTTTGTCGCTTCGGCTCTAGGGGCTGTAGCTATTCCTGCCTTAATGAGTAAAAACTTTGTGGCCGTCACATTTTTAACTCTCGCATTACAACAATTTAGAGACGTTAGGAAAATGGAGAAAGAAAGCTTGAGTGAATTAGAAAATACAGAGTACACCTATCGAGGGGATGCTTATATTGATGGGATCGCTAAAACGTTTGAAGCAAGAAACTATATTGCATTCATTACTTCGTTTGTCGTGTCTTTAACTATATCTTCCTTGTCCTTTCAACTCGCTTTTGCTACAGCTGTTGGTGTTTTGATCGGTCTCGTTGTGCTTTTTTTCCTTAAGCATTTCACCAAAGGTAAAAGTATTGGTGATATTGCTCAAGTCGAGGAAGGAAGGGTAGAAGTTAAGGACTCAAGTCTGTTTGTTGATGGAATCTTCGTCAGTAATCTCCTAGGCACGGACAATGCTGCCACTCTATTTAAAGAAGAAGGATTAACAGTGGTTATTTATCCAAACGAAAACCACTACCGAATCAATCTTGATAATTTCGGGCAAAGACAGGCTGCGTTGTTTGAAGCAACTAGAGCATTAGGAAATAAACGTTACCATTTTACAAGGAAAGACTATGAAAAGGGCCGGGTTGTAATTACGCTTGTGCCGATCAAGCAGGATATTGATGCCCTGATTGAGGTGGTCAAGAAGTGTCCACTTCTTGAAAGCACAAAAAAATCACATCGCGTAATGAAGACAGATGTAAAGGAGGAAAAGTAA
- a CDS encoding MFS transporter, giving the protein MEHSENEQKVGRWCLVSMASIPLVMTLGNSMLIPVLPIFEKKVDITSFQSSMIITSYSLAAIFLIPVAGYLSDRFGRKIVILPSLILALIGGIIAGFASWKGNDPYTWILIGRILQGIGAAGATPIILPLVGDLYKGNDEKTSSCLGLIETSNTFGKVLSPILGAAFAAFLWFLPFFSISFFSLISIVLVFFFIKVPKKKDEPVKFKAFARKTKDIFKKEGRWIYTVFLVGVYLMFLLFAVLFFLSDILEKIHDIYGVKKGLILAVPLLGLCGASYIAGKKIKDNLKTMKRVLMISLIVISGSVVFVGYTSEKLILLLGVTSLFGIAMGATLPVLDALITEGIEKEERGTISSFYSSARFVGVAFGPPGMSLVMDKFLNISFFIAGGVGLLLLWLVLKFIESSKSEKGQGNTENAFA; this is encoded by the coding sequence ATGGAACATTCGGAAAATGAACAAAAAGTAGGGAGATGGTGCTTAGTCAGCATGGCATCCATTCCTTTAGTCATGACTCTAGGGAACTCTATGTTAATCCCTGTACTACCGATATTTGAAAAGAAAGTGGACATTACTTCTTTTCAGTCCAGTATGATCATTACGAGCTATTCGTTAGCTGCCATTTTTTTAATACCTGTCGCGGGATATTTGTCCGACCGTTTTGGTAGAAAGATAGTCATTCTGCCTAGTTTAATTCTTGCTTTGATAGGAGGAATCATCGCAGGATTTGCTTCTTGGAAAGGGAATGACCCTTATACATGGATTCTGATTGGACGTATTCTTCAAGGTATCGGAGCAGCTGGAGCGACGCCTATCATTCTCCCTTTAGTAGGGGACCTTTATAAAGGAAATGATGAAAAAACAAGTTCTTGCCTTGGATTGATCGAAACCTCGAATACCTTTGGAAAAGTATTAAGTCCAATTTTAGGAGCAGCTTTTGCTGCGTTTTTATGGTTTCTTCCGTTTTTTTCAATATCCTTTTTCAGTTTGATATCTATAGTACTTGTCTTCTTTTTTATTAAAGTTCCGAAGAAAAAAGACGAACCTGTGAAATTTAAAGCTTTTGCACGTAAAACAAAAGACATTTTTAAAAAAGAGGGCAGATGGATTTATACCGTATTTTTAGTCGGTGTTTATTTAATGTTTCTGTTATTTGCTGTCTTGTTCTTTTTATCGGATATTCTTGAGAAAATCCACGATATTTATGGAGTTAAGAAAGGATTAATTCTTGCAGTTCCACTCCTCGGATTATGTGGAGCCTCCTATATAGCTGGAAAGAAAATTAAAGATAACCTTAAAACAATGAAGAGAGTTTTAATGATCAGCTTGATTGTAATTTCAGGCAGTGTCGTTTTCGTCGGGTACACGAGCGAAAAGTTGATACTGCTCCTTGGAGTCACAAGTTTGTTCGGCATCGCTATGGGAGCTACCCTGCCTGTACTGGATGCTCTAATAACTGAGGGGATTGAAAAAGAAGAAAGAGGAACCATTTCTTCTTTTTACAGCTCAGCAAGGTTCGTTGGAGTTGCTTTTGGGCCCCCTGGTATGTCGCTTGTAATGGATAAATTTTTGAATATAAGCTTTTTTATAGCGGGTGGAGTCGGGCTCTTATTACTGTGGTTAGTCTTGAAATTTATCGAGAGTTCGAAATCTGAAAAGGGGCAAGGGAATACAGAAAATGCGTTTGCTTAA
- a CDS encoding MBL fold metallo-hydrolase: MKVTVIGYWGAYPATGSATSGYLFESDGFTMLVDCGSGVLSRLQQFKKVTDLDAVLLSHYHHDHIADIGPLQYACLVQNTLNETDEILPIYGHEEDYEKFQLLTHQYTEGVAYDPEGSLQIGPFTIDFQKTVHPVSCYGMRITDGKGTVVYTADTSYFSEWADFAKDADLLITDTNFYKGMDGQGPGHMTSVEAATIASKAEVGTLWLSHLPHFGQLVRLRQEAEDKFNGTIQLAEEGLSWSH; encoded by the coding sequence ATGAAAGTGACAGTTATAGGCTATTGGGGCGCTTATCCTGCAACTGGAAGTGCCACCTCAGGCTATTTGTTTGAGTCAGATGGATTTACTATGCTTGTGGATTGCGGAAGCGGGGTGCTTTCCCGATTACAGCAGTTCAAAAAAGTAACAGATCTTGATGCCGTGTTACTCTCTCATTATCATCATGATCATATTGCTGACATCGGTCCTCTTCAATATGCATGTCTAGTACAAAACACGCTGAATGAAACAGATGAAATTCTTCCGATTTATGGACATGAAGAAGACTACGAGAAATTTCAACTATTGACTCATCAATATACAGAAGGAGTTGCTTACGATCCTGAAGGTTCTTTACAGATTGGTCCTTTTACCATTGATTTTCAAAAAACGGTGCATCCCGTTTCTTGTTATGGTATGCGAATTACGGACGGAAAAGGAACGGTTGTTTACACAGCGGATACAAGCTATTTTTCTGAGTGGGCGGATTTTGCCAAAGACGCGGATTTGTTAATTACAGACACAAACTTTTACAAAGGAATGGACGGACAAGGCCCTGGACATATGACAAGTGTCGAAGCGGCCACAATAGCATCTAAAGCAGAGGTTGGGACATTGTGGCTCAGTCATTTACCTCATTTTGGTCAGCTGGTGCGCTTAAGACAGGAAGCAGAAGATAAATTTAATGGTACAATCCAATTGGCAGAAGAAGGGTTGTCCTGGTCGCATTAA
- a CDS encoding TVP38/TMEM64 family protein has protein sequence MYLLSVSIDRWKRMAENDQLFEYIINQLEKLESFGPLPGILFPMLEAFLPLLPLVAFVLANSVVYGLFKGFLYSWIGAVVGAIIVFLVIRSLGDKKFFRFITKHRQVQRVITWVEEHGFGPLFILMCFPFSPSSIINVVSGLSKVSKQQFILAVLLGKSVMIFTIAYVGSSIASFAQNPVKAIVVGICILLFWILGKYIERRIHNKAKRQAYTSD, from the coding sequence ATGTACTTATTATCCGTATCTATCGATCGTTGGAAGAGAATGGCTGAAAACGATCAATTATTTGAATACATTATTAATCAGTTAGAAAAGCTGGAAAGTTTCGGGCCGCTGCCCGGAATATTGTTCCCGATGCTGGAGGCTTTTTTACCACTCTTGCCTCTAGTTGCATTTGTGCTGGCAAACTCAGTCGTCTATGGACTTTTTAAAGGGTTTCTGTACTCTTGGATTGGGGCAGTCGTCGGAGCAATTATAGTTTTTCTAGTCATAAGAAGCCTTGGTGACAAAAAGTTTTTCCGGTTTATCACAAAACACCGCCAGGTTCAGCGGGTCATAACCTGGGTAGAGGAGCATGGGTTCGGTCCTTTGTTTATCCTTATGTGTTTTCCGTTTTCCCCTTCTTCAATCATTAACGTCGTATCAGGGTTATCAAAGGTCAGCAAACAACAGTTCATCCTCGCTGTTTTATTAGGGAAATCGGTCATGATTTTCACAATAGCTTATGTCGGAAGCAGCATAGCCTCTTTTGCCCAAAACCCGGTAAAAGCGATTGTAGTAGGTATATGTATCCTTCTGTTTTGGATTCTCGGTAAATATATAGAGAGACGAATCCATAATAAAGCGAAACGTCAAGCGTACACGAGTGATTAA
- the yhfH gene encoding protein YhfH, which translates to MMNVIEFFRNLPKKHCTSCGNVIEEKADCYGNVCDECDHPAR; encoded by the coding sequence ATGATGAACGTTATTGAATTTTTCCGTAACCTGCCTAAAAAACACTGCACAAGCTGCGGTAATGTAATAGAAGAAAAGGCTGACTGCTACGGTAATGTGTGTGATGAATGCGACCACCCTGCTCGATAA
- a CDS encoding competence protein ComK gives MEYAQRKEYEINPQTMALIAKYDDCGQVITQVVERGNRFEITKCPSQVVDDSCRYFASSLEGRILGTKQVTSYTHKPPIVISEAMGIYFFPIISPKRKECSWVAHKYIRSYQGESDHTTTIQFSNGVNLNLPVSVGMFANQVQRTAHFRVILEDRLNDRPGVQETSSERIAETFS, from the coding sequence ATGGAATATGCTCAAAGAAAAGAATATGAAATTAATCCTCAAACGATGGCTTTGATTGCAAAGTACGATGATTGTGGACAAGTCATCACTCAAGTGGTCGAACGAGGAAACCGTTTTGAAATAACTAAATGTCCAAGCCAGGTTGTCGATGATTCATGTCGTTATTTTGCCAGCAGTCTTGAAGGACGTATCTTAGGTACAAAGCAAGTGACAAGCTATACACACAAACCCCCGATTGTCATTTCTGAAGCAATGGGTATCTATTTCTTTCCTATCATCTCCCCGAAACGTAAAGAATGCTCCTGGGTCGCCCACAAGTATATCCGCTCTTATCAAGGCGAATCTGACCATACCACGACCATTCAATTTTCCAATGGAGTTAATTTGAATCTCCCCGTGTCTGTAGGAATGTTTGCCAATCAAGTGCAGCGTACCGCACACTTCCGGGTTATCCTTGAAGATCGTTTGAATGATCGGCCTGGGGTTCAGGAGACTTCGAGTGAGAGGATTGCTGAGACTTTCTCATAA
- a CDS encoding capping complex subunit for YIEGIA has translation MGRESTMKPQYEVLAYVTIKKERVLASSCLTLFAESMEASKEMTVDIAKAMKADVVQLNNGDYMVIRV, from the coding sequence ATGGGCAGAGAGTCAACTATGAAGCCGCAATATGAAGTTTTAGCCTATGTAACGATTAAGAAGGAGCGAGTTCTTGCGAGCAGTTGTCTCACATTATTTGCTGAAAGTATGGAAGCTTCTAAGGAAATGACAGTGGATATTGCCAAAGCAATGAAAGCTGATGTTGTTCAGTTGAACAATGGAGATTATATGGTTATCCGTGTATAG
- a CDS encoding DUF3939 domain-containing protein: MWKRKKKQQHKNKEQSLEVRDLSIHEVRKAVHAYADDKPSEVPLSVLIKEDLTLDYELLSPYLHAIPEKNYYMSRETYELFEEEDRGLAHEIDLVQRAVDHYMKETKELPVIDHDPFKRINYYKLEKLGLLPDRPNRDYYMTREEFMVTYQKPD; the protein is encoded by the coding sequence GTGTGGAAACGTAAGAAAAAACAACAGCATAAAAACAAAGAGCAATCTTTGGAAGTCCGTGATTTATCCATTCATGAAGTCCGCAAAGCCGTGCATGCTTATGCCGACGATAAACCCTCCGAAGTACCTCTCAGTGTGCTAATCAAAGAGGATTTGACGTTGGATTATGAACTGCTCTCCCCTTACCTTCATGCCATACCTGAGAAAAATTACTACATGTCACGGGAGACTTATGAATTGTTTGAAGAAGAAGACCGAGGTCTCGCCCATGAAATCGATCTAGTCCAGAGGGCCGTTGATCACTACATGAAAGAGACGAAGGAGCTGCCTGTCATTGATCATGATCCTTTTAAGCGGATAAATTATTATAAGCTTGAGAAGCTTGGATTGTTACCAGATCGCCCAAACCGGGACTATTATATGACAAGAGAAGAATTCATGGTCACATACCAAAAACCTGATTAA